TGTAACACTTCCATCCAAGCTCCAGGTTTGGGCAGCCAGCGACGCACCGCCGGAGTGATACTGATGAGCAGGTAAGGCAGGGCTAGCCCTAAACCAAGGACAAGCAAAACAGCAATCGCGACTCCAGGCGGTTGTACTAACGCTACACTCACAGCAGTAGCCATGAAGGGAGCTGTGCAGGGGGTTGCCATCACCGTGGTTAACATCCCTGTGAAAAACTCTCCGCTGTAACCTGGTCGTGCCGTCAAGCCACTTCCCAGCCCCATGATTGAAGCTCCGATCGTGAATGCCCCTGACAGGCTTAGCCCCACAGCAAACAGCACATAGGCCATAATCAGCACAAAGCCAGGAGACTGTAGTTGAAACCCCCAGCCAACCTGCTGTCCCAAACTCCGCAACAGGAGCAACGCTGCGGCTAATAGGGCAAAGCTGACCAAGACTCCGGCTGTGAACGCTAAACCGCCGATTCTCGCTTGTCGAGGACTTCGCTGTGCTTGCTGGGCGATCGTCAGTGCTTTTAGGGACAGCACCGGGAACACACAGGGCATCAGGTTCAGCACCACCCCCCCCAACAGGGCTAGCAGCAACGTTTTTCCAATCAGGGCGAGTGACGTAGAACTCGTGGCAGTACCCCCACCAGGCACTGCTCGAATATCAAAGGCTTGAGTTATGGTCTGGCCATCTAACTGCTCCTGCAAGACCAGCACCCCGTCCACAGTGGTCAAGTCATCCCGGTAACCTCGTTTCACGGTCAACGTTAACCCATCGGAGTCGATCGTCCACGCCTGGTCAGCCGCGTTTTCCATCACTCCATCCTGATAGGGGAAAAACTCCACAGCCCGCACTTGCCCTTTCGACAGATTTGTTACAGCCACTCGCAGGCGCAGGGTTGTTTCCTCCACAGCAAAAGACACCGACCAAGGTGATGGCTGAGGCAGTGCCTGACGTACCCGGGTAAAAGCTGCCGCCATTGCTGGATCTTGCGCAGGTGGCTCTGCTGTTACAGGCAAGGTGAGGCTCACAGACTTCGGTTCAGGAACGCACTCCACTTTACACACCAAAATCTCCCCCTCTGCTCTCAGTGTGACTGATTGACCGGTAGGGACATTAGCAGCAGGAGTGATCTTTACCAAGTAATAAACCTCGTCCTTGTAGCCAAAATTCATCAACGGAGGAACAGGCAGACGCTCTGGATAGGGATAGACCAATTCCCCAGCCCGGAATCCTTCAGGCAATGACCACCTGACGATCGGCGCAGCACCAGAGTCTCCTGGATTTTGCCAATACACATGCCAGCCCTCCCGAATCTTGAGGTGCAGTGCCACCCACATCGACGTTCCTGGCTGGATGGAAGTCACTTCACTCACCAAGCTAGCCTGAACACGGTTTTCTGGGGCAGAAGGATTTGCCCACACAGCACTATCCCCCCAACCTAGGCCAATCCAAAGCAGCAGGGCGATCGCCAACCCTATCAACCAGCGACTAACTCGCTTAGCAGCTATCTGGGAAACCGTGCTCAGGACAGACATTCCATCCTCCTCGCTGAACTACAAGCTTGCTGAACTACAGGATAGAGCGAGAGCTTTACAATCCTTAATAGTCTAGCGTGCTCTGGTGCAACTGTGTGAATGCCAGCCACTTAACCTATGCTCACCCACAAGCTGCAAGCCCGTTTGTAGCGAAAAAATCGATACCAATACAACCCCTAGGAGCCTGGGTAGTATAGTTAGGACTGGTAAATATTAGACTATCTAGTTCAGCGCAGCGTGACGAGCTTCGGGTTGTTCTAGCTGAACGATCGCATTCACTAAGTCTTCAAACTCTTCCGTAGGGAAATCATCTTCAGGAATCCAACTTGATACCTCTCTAACCGATGACTCTCCCCCTCCATAGCTCTGAAGCCTTGTGCTGTTACCTGATGTCACCCCATTGCCTAACACAGTATGATCCAGTGCTGTGCTCTCTGACACTGTGGAGCTATCTAGGGGATGGAGCTGATTGATCTCAGCTTCAAGGGTAGCGATCGTCTGCGCTAGCACTTGTTGACTCCGTTCCTCAAGTAACTGTTGAAGCTGAACACTGACGCGATCTAGTTGCTTTTGCAAAGCTCCGACATTCGGCAGTACCTGGCTTGTGAACTGCTCAATGGTTACCTGCAACTGGGTAATATCGGCACGCAACTGCTCCGTAAATTCAGGGGGCTGCACTTGTGTCGGTAACTGTATCTGTGGGGTTGTTGTTCCAGGATCTGGTGATTTTTGCTGCTCTGTAGATACTGCTAATGATGAATTGCAACTGACTTCGAGGCTAGCTGCATCTGCCAACAACAAATCTTCAGGGCACTCTAGCGCTGACGATTCTTCTAAAGACAATGCTCCAGACAATACTCCTGAGTCTGTTAGGTCGGTT
This region of Cyanobacteriota bacterium genomic DNA includes:
- a CDS encoding protein-disulfide reductase DsbD family protein, which gives rise to MSVLSTVSQIAAKRVSRWLIGLAIALLLWIGLGWGDSAVWANPSAPENRVQASLVSEVTSIQPGTSMWVALHLKIREGWHVYWQNPGDSGAAPIVRWSLPEGFRAGELVYPYPERLPVPPLMNFGYKDEVYYLVKITPAANVPTGQSVTLRAEGEILVCKVECVPEPKSVSLTLPVTAEPPAQDPAMAAAFTRVRQALPQPSPWSVSFAVEETTLRLRVAVTNLSKGQVRAVEFFPYQDGVMENAADQAWTIDSDGLTLTVKRGYRDDLTTVDGVLVLQEQLDGQTITQAFDIRAVPGGGTATSSTSLALIGKTLLLALLGGVVLNLMPCVFPVLSLKALTIAQQAQRSPRQARIGGLAFTAGVLVSFALLAAALLLLRSLGQQVGWGFQLQSPGFVLIMAYVLFAVGLSLSGAFTIGASIMGLGSGLTARPGYSGEFFTGMLTTVMATPCTAPFMATAVSVALVQPPGVAIAVLLVLGLGLALPYLLISITPAVRRWLPKPGAWMEVLQQFLAFPIYGAAAWLVWVLTQQTGTNGLAIALTGLVLISFAAWLHQKTQLSRQVWRRVGMVGSLATLVLAVTLTPLVNQNAVPPDQRNATPQVSAWQPYSAQQVASLQQSNQPVFFNFTAAWCVTCLVNDRVALSQPEVIAAFQAKGVRLIKADWTNRDPDITQALSRYGHSGVPLYVLYPSGLSQGRFQILPKMLTPAIVQEALATVPNSVTRR